The proteins below come from a single Oscillatoria sp. FACHB-1407 genomic window:
- a CDS encoding PAS domain S-box protein, with protein MDIEYFSRQITAMRDRIFTLMTRADSDMSLDLVPFSLKELGVASEELEVTLEALREQNEALGQALATAERERQQYQDLFESAPEAYLITDVDGNILEANQATASLLGVSTRFLAGKPFSLFVDEHYHAHLRSRLLQLNNSSPQTWELSIYPRDRKPVDVECVVGIAASRGDRKTLRWLIRDITNRKQLISINNYNHNKHQSNTDYIQTIQKNRFVHTYNRRELIALEPEKIWLVVQGLVKLTTPIDANSDIVTGLVGPGMVFGAYLTSLSLYQAIALSDVQLVAISLEEIANSPQLAQLFFVINARRLRQTEALLAIAGERHIKDRLYRLLELLKKEMSEPTPEGTRLSVRLTHEDLANACGSTRATITRLMGELQQQEKLTVDGKGHIYLKEGL; from the coding sequence ATGGATATCGAGTACTTTTCCCGACAGATCACTGCCATGCGCGATCGCATCTTCACATTGATGACTCGTGCTGACTCTGACATGTCTTTGGATTTAGTCCCTTTTTCTTTGAAAGAACTGGGAGTGGCTTCTGAAGAATTGGAAGTGACTTTAGAAGCATTGCGTGAGCAGAATGAGGCTTTAGGTCAAGCTTTAGCAACAGCAGAGCGAGAAAGACAGCAATATCAAGACCTATTTGAATCTGCTCCAGAAGCTTACTTAATTACAGATGTCGATGGCAATATTTTAGAAGCCAATCAAGCAACAGCAAGTCTTTTGGGTGTATCTACTCGATTTTTGGCGGGTAAACCGTTTAGTTTATTTGTTGATGAGCATTATCACGCTCACTTGCGATCGCGTCTTCTGCAACTTAACAACAGTTCTCCACAAACATGGGAACTCTCAATTTATCCACGCGATCGCAAACCTGTAGATGTGGAATGTGTCGTAGGAATTGCTGCATCCAGAGGCGATCGCAAAACATTACGCTGGTTAATTCGGGATATCACTAATCGTAAGCAATTAATTTCCATTAACAACTACAACCACAACAAACATCAGTCCAACACAGATTATATCCAGACCATCCAAAAAAATCGCTTTGTCCATACCTACAATCGCCGAGAACTGATTGCTTTAGAGCCTGAGAAGATCTGGCTCGTTGTTCAGGGATTAGTCAAGCTAACGACTCCAATTGATGCCAACTCAGATATTGTCACTGGGTTGGTAGGTCCAGGAATGGTTTTTGGAGCTTATCTGACCTCGCTATCGCTATATCAGGCGATCGCCCTCTCAGATGTTCAACTCGTCGCTATCTCGCTCGAAGAAATTGCCAATTCTCCTCAATTAGCCCAACTCTTTTTTGTAATCAATGCCCGACGGTTGCGGCAAACAGAAGCGTTATTAGCGATCGCTGGAGAGCGTCATATTAAAGATCGGTTGTACCGCCTATTAGAGCTACTCAAAAAAGAAATGAGTGAGCCTACACCTGAAGGAACACGCCTGAGTGTTCGTCTAACCCACGAAGACCTGGCAAATGCCTGTGGAAGCACCAGAGCTACAATCACTCGCTTAATGGGCGAACTACAACAACAGGAAAAATTGACGGTGGATGGGAAAGGGCACATCTACCTTAAGGAAGGACTATAA
- a CDS encoding GAF domain-containing hybrid sensor histidine kinase/response regulator produces the protein MSIAVLIFSIVLGIVNFQANLSQEELQRSLLTIEFLLLLVIAWFLLDKTLTQSTICLVVNQQKLLRQQVEQAALLKQITERIRDSLDAEQIMKTTATQIGKTFRVNCCTIYTYIVEPAPCFSIKAEYCAPGCPSFREFEDSLLGNPYIEQVLMQDQVFTFSDGQVEPTRRVEWISSDSMAIAHPSSLIVRTSFQGKPNGIIGIHHNSCHPSEETAWHHQWTPEEIELLEAIADQVGIALEHARLLKQETQQREKLTEQNIALEQAKHAADTANRAKSDFLAMMSHEIRTPMNAVMGMAGILLETSLTSQQQDLVQTIRQSSDALLTIMNGILDFSKIESGKLELEQHPFNLRTCIEESLDLLAPKANQKGLELAYVIDPNTPEMILSDSTRLRQILVNLISNAVKFTQVGEVTISAKAHKLARPTDAPNSDGFTHSIWFSVKDTGSGIPSDRLDRLFQPFSQVDSSVSRTYGGTGLGLVICQRLCEMMGGRIWVDSELSKGTTFYFCILVRALSATPDLAVIDFSLTGKRLLLFDHNEIRRENVRLQAQNWGLQVQTVDSETAVLSCLQTHPPFDVVMLPQGASTAEGQPLTTAIRQLPLKSAVPLILMTSGYLSRLEATEQTPLLTFYLHQPVKQSQFYNALMEIFADQLPHLPTVPAFNVESRIAEQLPLRILLVEDNVVNQKIALLLLERLGYRADVAGNGIEALEALQRQMYDVVLMDIQMPEMDGLSATRLICEMWEPGSRPYIIAMTANAMQGDREECFHAGMSDYISKPIRPERLIAALEQCRPNPHRIAACYQCEFLVGANGSVTGYSPTESKVVSGDVSAENLAALSTLNRHVLEETAYQIAGEAASSFMVEMIECYLDDAPKLIGSLKTAFAERNATGLRQAAHTLKSSSATLGADRLSRLCQMLEKSLQVWTFGGESYVGQIETEYKQVQMALHLEVLKLQQVCLEGV, from the coding sequence ATGTCCATAGCAGTGCTGATTTTCAGCATAGTTTTGGGAATAGTCAATTTTCAAGCAAATTTGTCGCAAGAAGAGCTTCAGCGATCGCTATTGACGATAGAGTTTCTCCTGCTTCTTGTGATTGCGTGGTTCCTTCTGGATAAAACCCTGACCCAAAGTACGATTTGCCTCGTTGTTAATCAACAAAAATTACTGCGACAACAGGTTGAGCAGGCAGCCCTGCTGAAGCAAATTACAGAACGTATTCGTGACAGTTTGGATGCTGAACAGATTATGAAAACCACAGCAACCCAAATTGGTAAAACCTTTCGGGTCAACTGTTGCACCATTTACACCTACATCGTCGAACCAGCCCCTTGTTTTTCAATCAAGGCAGAATATTGCGCGCCAGGATGCCCTTCCTTTAGAGAATTTGAGGACTCACTACTCGGCAATCCCTACATTGAGCAAGTTTTGATGCAAGATCAGGTTTTTACCTTTTCGGATGGTCAAGTAGAGCCGACTCGCAGGGTTGAATGGATCTCCTCTGATTCGATGGCGATCGCCCATCCATCTTCATTAATCGTGCGGACATCGTTTCAAGGTAAACCCAATGGCATCATCGGCATTCACCACAACAGCTGTCATCCCTCAGAGGAAACGGCTTGGCATCACCAGTGGACGCCTGAAGAGATCGAATTACTAGAGGCGATCGCTGATCAAGTTGGCATTGCGCTAGAACACGCTCGCTTACTAAAACAAGAAACGCAACAACGGGAGAAGTTAACGGAACAGAATATTGCCCTGGAGCAGGCAAAACATGCCGCCGATACGGCAAATCGAGCAAAAAGCGATTTTTTGGCAATGATGAGCCATGAAATTCGGACTCCCATGAATGCGGTCATGGGTATGGCTGGAATCTTATTAGAAACCTCTCTGACATCGCAGCAACAGGATCTAGTGCAAACCATTCGTCAGAGTAGTGATGCGCTGTTGACCATCATGAACGGCATTTTAGATTTCTCTAAAATCGAGTCGGGCAAATTGGAGCTAGAACAACACCCGTTTAACCTACGAACCTGTATCGAAGAATCTCTGGATTTATTGGCTCCCAAGGCGAACCAAAAAGGATTAGAACTGGCGTATGTCATTGACCCAAATACCCCTGAGATGATCTTGAGTGACAGCACCCGTCTGCGCCAAATTTTGGTCAACCTGATCAGCAACGCAGTTAAATTCACGCAGGTCGGTGAAGTCACGATTTCAGCCAAAGCCCATAAGTTAGCTCGACCAACTGATGCTCCTAATAGCGACGGATTCACTCACAGCATCTGGTTTAGCGTTAAAGACACGGGAAGTGGTATTCCCTCTGATCGGCTCGATCGCCTGTTTCAACCCTTTAGCCAGGTTGATTCCTCTGTCAGTCGAACCTACGGAGGGACTGGCTTGGGCTTGGTCATTTGCCAGCGTTTATGCGAAATGATGGGTGGTCGAATCTGGGTTGACAGCGAACTGAGTAAGGGTACAACTTTTTATTTCTGCATCCTGGTTCGGGCTCTATCTGCGACTCCAGACCTGGCTGTAATCGACTTTTCTCTCACCGGAAAACGGTTATTGTTGTTTGACCACAACGAGATTCGCCGCGAGAATGTACGCTTGCAGGCTCAAAATTGGGGTCTTCAGGTGCAGACAGTTGATTCTGAAACAGCGGTGTTGAGCTGTTTACAAACACACCCCCCCTTTGATGTCGTTATGCTCCCCCAGGGAGCATCAACCGCCGAGGGGCAACCATTGACAACTGCAATCCGGCAGCTTCCTTTGAAGAGTGCCGTTCCCTTGATTCTGATGACCTCTGGCTACTTATCGAGATTGGAGGCAACTGAGCAAACCCCGTTGTTGACTTTCTATCTGCATCAACCTGTCAAACAATCCCAGTTTTACAATGCACTGATGGAAATCTTTGCAGATCAACTGCCACACTTGCCAACGGTGCCTGCCTTTAATGTTGAGTCACGAATAGCTGAACAGCTTCCTCTCCGAATCCTATTGGTGGAGGATAATGTGGTCAATCAAAAGATCGCACTCTTACTGTTGGAGCGGTTGGGATATCGGGCTGATGTGGCTGGAAATGGGATAGAAGCATTGGAGGCATTGCAACGGCAGATGTATGACGTTGTTTTGATGGATATCCAAATGCCAGAAATGGATGGACTGAGTGCAACTCGCCTGATCTGTGAAATGTGGGAACCGGGCTCGCGCCCGTACATTATTGCGATGACGGCAAACGCTATGCAGGGCGATCGCGAGGAGTGTTTTCATGCCGGAATGAGTGATTACATCAGCAAACCTATTCGGCCTGAGCGGTTAATAGCGGCTCTAGAACAATGTCGCCCAAACCCCCATCGCATTGCTGCTTGTTACCAGTGTGAATTTTTGGTTGGAGCAAATGGCTCAGTGACAGGTTATTCCCCTACAGAATCAAAAGTAGTGTCTGGGGATGTCTCAGCTGAAAATTTGGCTGCTTTGAGCACCTTAAATCGGCATGTTTTAGAGGAAACAGCCTACCAAATTGCTGGTGAAGCGGCTTCTAGTTTTATGGTGGAGATGATTGAGTGCTATCTGGACGATGCGCCCAAGCTGATTGGTTCCCTCAAAACGGCGTTTGCCGAGAGGAACGCAACTGGACTTCGGCAGGCTGCTCATACTCTTAAATCCAGCAGTGCAACCTTGGGGGCAGATAGATTAAGCCGATTGTGTCAGATGCTGGAGAAATCGTTGCAAGTCTGGACGTTTGGTGGGGAGAGTTATGTCGGGCAGATTGAGACAGAGTATAAGCAGGTGCAGATGGCTCTGCATCTGGAGGTCTTAAAACTACAACAGGTTTGTTTAGAAGGGGTTTGA
- a CDS encoding Dps family protein: protein MAESGVVLHPFNQIRENPIALDLNVTPAICEGLNITLASFQALYLQYQKHHFVVEGAEFYQLHQFFEDGYEEVQGHVHELGERLNGLGGVPAASFSKLAELCCFTPESDGVYSCRDMVIHDLAAEQEIIKTIRRQAGQAESLGDRATRYLYEKILLETEDRAFHLDHFLAHDSLTPAFRLNNGN from the coding sequence ATGGCTGAGAGTGGAGTTGTACTACATCCGTTTAATCAAATCAGGGAAAATCCAATCGCGTTGGATTTGAATGTTACTCCGGCTATCTGTGAGGGATTAAATATTACGTTGGCAAGTTTTCAAGCTCTATATTTGCAATATCAAAAACATCATTTTGTAGTTGAAGGAGCTGAATTTTATCAACTACATCAGTTTTTTGAAGACGGCTATGAAGAGGTTCAGGGTCATGTTCATGAGTTGGGTGAACGCCTGAATGGGTTAGGTGGAGTGCCTGCTGCAAGCTTCAGCAAACTGGCGGAATTGTGCTGTTTTACACCAGAGTCAGATGGCGTCTATTCCTGTCGCGATATGGTGATCCACGATTTAGCCGCAGAGCAAGAAATCATCAAAACCATTCGTCGTCAGGCGGGTCAGGCAGAAAGTCTGGGCGATCGCGCTACTCGATATCTCTACGAAAAGATTTTGCTAGAAACTGAGGATCGGGCATTCCACCTCGATCACTTCCTGGCGCACGACAGCCTTACTCCGGCGTTTCGTCTTAACAACGGTAACTAA
- a CDS encoding 2OG-Fe(II) oxygenase: MSHLTVGEPAPWFRLPSTSNPSFNFDTVGGYRVILSFLGSSKVDCCREVLRQFLALQSELKQANIPFFGVLIDPDDLPLQEQITDLTYCKLFWDFERSVSQLYGVCQPSTSGTDVQYMPTSFVLNQNLQIVAIASIQDPTQHVAQLLQLAQALPEFPPPTLATRQAPALFIPHVLSPDLCQQLIQLYEAQGSRDSGFMRQVDGKTVEIFDYKFKKRRDFLIEDPKLLQQINHLILRRVKPEIEKAFQFSISRFERHLVACYEATDQGFFRRHRDNTTKGTAHRRFAMTLNLNTGEYEGGCLWFPEYGSQYYRPNVGEAVIFSCSLLHEVTPVTQGRRFALLSFFYNDDDARIREQNRKYVVLNGDENQPDVAESPSDQTKSGAGFQPKAGKKKKR; encoded by the coding sequence ATGTCGCATCTGACTGTAGGCGAGCCCGCTCCGTGGTTTCGTCTTCCTTCTACTTCTAATCCCAGCTTTAACTTTGATACGGTTGGGGGCTACCGCGTTATCTTGTCTTTTTTAGGTAGCTCTAAAGTCGATTGCTGTCGGGAGGTGTTGCGACAGTTTCTAGCTTTACAGTCAGAGTTGAAGCAAGCTAACATCCCTTTTTTTGGCGTATTGATTGATCCCGATGACCTGCCTCTTCAAGAGCAGATTACAGACCTGACCTATTGCAAATTGTTTTGGGATTTTGAGCGATCGGTGAGCCAACTTTACGGCGTTTGTCAGCCAAGTACGTCCGGCACTGATGTTCAGTACATGCCTACCAGTTTTGTGCTCAACCAAAATCTGCAAATCGTGGCGATCGCCTCAATCCAAGATCCGACCCAACACGTCGCTCAGCTATTGCAGCTTGCTCAAGCATTACCGGAGTTTCCACCGCCAACTCTGGCAACCCGTCAAGCTCCCGCCCTGTTTATTCCTCACGTGCTGAGTCCCGACTTGTGCCAGCAATTGATTCAGCTTTACGAAGCGCAGGGCAGTCGAGATTCTGGTTTTATGCGGCAGGTAGATGGCAAAACCGTTGAGATATTTGACTACAAGTTTAAAAAGCGACGTGATTTCCTCATTGAAGATCCAAAACTTCTACAACAGATCAATCATCTGATATTGAGGCGGGTTAAACCCGAAATTGAAAAGGCGTTTCAATTCAGCATCAGTCGGTTTGAGCGTCATCTTGTGGCTTGTTATGAAGCTACAGATCAGGGCTTTTTTCGACGACATCGGGACAACACCACCAAGGGAACGGCTCATCGTCGCTTTGCCATGACGCTGAACCTCAATACTGGAGAGTATGAAGGGGGGTGTTTGTGGTTCCCAGAATATGGCTCCCAATATTACCGTCCTAACGTAGGAGAAGCCGTCATCTTCTCCTGCTCGTTACTCCATGAAGTTACACCTGTGACACAGGGACGCCGATTTGCATTGTTATCGTTCTTCTACAATGACGACGATGCCCGGATACGAGAGCAAAATCGCAAGTATGTCGTGTTGAATGGGGATGAAAACCAACCGGACGTAGCAGAATCCCCAAGCGATCAGACAAAATCTGGAGCAGGCTTTCAACCTAAAGCGGGCAAAAAGAAGAAGCGGTGA
- a CDS encoding sirohydrochlorin chelatase, which produces MNHSFAYLLVSHGSRDPRHQLAMEAIATLVAARLSQPELSVNGMHNGTHLSEGDRALGRSEGQFQGQFHQSEAGILPAGESAFAPPFSEERIASVPLVATAALELQPLPLHAQIQQFAERAIAQGYRSVKILPLFLLAGVHVAEDIPAEVAIAQRQLGQRIELKQCTYVGFYSQIQHLIVNAFEVPDQIPVNATKILVAHGSRRSQGNDTVEAIAQDIGAVTAYWSLAPSLEDRVLALSNMGYRDIAVLPYFLFAGGITDAIAQKVEQLSDQFPKIHFYLAQPLGARPAFADQIAALLQSDDASLRLHCEAIPHGR; this is translated from the coding sequence TTGAACCATTCCTTTGCCTATCTTCTTGTCTCACACGGCAGTCGTGATCCGCGCCATCAGCTCGCGATGGAGGCGATCGCCACATTGGTTGCTGCCCGGTTAAGTCAGCCTGAATTATCCGTCAATGGGATGCACAACGGGACGCACTTGAGTGAGGGCGATCGCGCTCTGGGCCGATCTGAAGGGCAATTTCAGGGGCAATTCCATCAGAGTGAAGCGGGAATACTTCCAGCAGGGGAATCTGCCTTTGCTCCGCCATTTTCTGAAGAGAGAATCGCCTCTGTGCCTCTTGTGGCAACCGCCGCTCTAGAGCTTCAGCCATTGCCCCTCCATGCGCAGATTCAGCAGTTTGCCGAGCGAGCGATCGCCCAGGGTTACCGTTCGGTCAAGATTTTGCCGTTGTTTTTGTTGGCAGGTGTGCATGTTGCAGAGGACATTCCGGCGGAAGTGGCGATCGCCCAACGCCAATTGGGTCAACGGATTGAGCTAAAGCAATGCACTTATGTTGGGTTCTATTCCCAGATCCAACACCTAATTGTTAACGCCTTCGAGGTGCCCGATCAAATCCCAGTTAATGCTACTAAAATCCTCGTGGCACATGGTAGTCGGCGATCGCAGGGTAACGATACGGTTGAGGCGATCGCCCAAGACATCGGCGCAGTGACGGCATATTGGTCACTGGCTCCCAGTCTGGAGGATCGAGTTCTGGCACTGTCAAACATGGGCTATCGTGATATCGCTGTCCTGCCCTATTTTCTATTTGCTGGGGGCATTACCGATGCGATCGCCCAAAAGGTTGAACAGTTATCTGACCAGTTCCCTAAAATTCACTTTTACCTGGCTCAGCCGTTAGGTGCTCGTCCCGCCTTTGCTGACCAGATTGCAGCGTTGTTGCAGTCTGATGATGCTAGCCTGCGTTTACATTGCGAGGCAATTCCACACGGAAGGTAG
- the leuC gene encoding 3-isopropylmalate dehydratase large subunit, with protein sequence MSKGTLFDKVWDLHTVGTLPSGQTQLFIGLHLIHEVTSPQAFAMLRERGLSVMFPERTIATVDHIVPTENQARPFADPLAEEMMQALEQNCKDNHITFYNIGSGSQGIVHVIAPEQGLTQPGMTIACGDSHTSTHGAFGAIAFGIGTSQVRDVLASQTLALAKLKVRKIEVNGTLKPGVYAKDVVLHIIRTLGVKGGVGYAYEFAGTTFEQMSMEERMTVCNMSIEGGARCGYVNPDAVTFEYLKGRDFAPKADDWDRAVAWWTSIRSDADAEYDDVVVFDAADIPPTVTWGITPGQGIGVNETVPILEALAEGDRAIAQEAYQYMDLAPGQAIQGTKVDVCFIGSCTNGRITDLREAAKIANGRHVAKGVKAFVVPGSERVKQQAEAEGLDQIFLAAGFEWREPGCSMCLAMNPDKLQGRQISASSSNRNFKGRQGSASGRTLLMSPAMVVAAAVTGQVTDIRELLAETK encoded by the coding sequence ATGAGTAAAGGCACACTGTTCGATAAAGTTTGGGATTTGCATACGGTTGGCACCCTTCCATCGGGACAAACACAGCTTTTTATTGGGCTACACCTGATCCACGAAGTGACCAGCCCTCAAGCATTTGCCATGCTGCGGGAGCGAGGGCTAAGCGTCATGTTTCCAGAACGCACCATCGCTACGGTCGATCATATTGTGCCCACTGAAAACCAGGCACGCCCCTTTGCTGATCCCCTCGCGGAAGAGATGATGCAAGCCCTGGAGCAGAATTGCAAAGACAACCATATTACCTTTTACAACATTGGCTCTGGTAGTCAGGGAATCGTGCATGTCATCGCTCCTGAACAGGGTCTGACCCAACCTGGCATGACGATCGCCTGTGGAGATAGCCACACCTCGACCCATGGTGCGTTTGGGGCGATCGCCTTTGGTATTGGCACCAGTCAAGTTCGGGACGTGTTGGCGTCTCAAACTCTGGCTCTGGCAAAACTGAAAGTCCGCAAAATTGAGGTCAATGGCACCCTCAAACCCGGTGTTTACGCCAAAGATGTTGTGTTGCACATCATCCGCACGCTGGGAGTGAAAGGCGGAGTTGGTTATGCCTATGAGTTTGCAGGCACAACCTTTGAGCAGATGAGCATGGAAGAACGCATGACGGTCTGCAATATGTCGATTGAGGGTGGTGCCCGCTGCGGTTACGTCAACCCCGATGCCGTGACCTTTGAGTATCTCAAGGGGCGTGACTTCGCTCCCAAAGCCGACGATTGGGATCGCGCTGTTGCCTGGTGGACGAGCATTCGCAGTGATGCCGATGCTGAATATGACGATGTGGTGGTCTTTGATGCAGCAGATATTCCGCCGACTGTCACCTGGGGAATCACACCGGGACAGGGAATTGGGGTAAACGAAACAGTACCCATCCTAGAAGCGTTGGCAGAGGGCGATCGCGCGATCGCACAGGAGGCATACCAATACATGGATCTTGCTCCCGGACAAGCCATCCAGGGCACCAAGGTCGATGTCTGCTTTATCGGCAGTTGTACCAATGGACGTATTACTGACCTGCGCGAGGCTGCCAAAATCGCCAATGGTCGGCATGTAGCCAAGGGAGTCAAAGCCTTTGTCGTCCCCGGCTCAGAGCGGGTTAAACAGCAAGCCGAGGCAGAAGGGCTTGATCAGATTTTCCTGGCAGCAGGATTTGAGTGGCGAGAGCCTGGTTGCTCTATGTGCCTCGCGATGAACCCCGATAAGCTGCAAGGACGGCAGATCAGTGCCTCCTCCTCAAACCGCAACTTTAAGGGTCGTCAGGGATCAGCGTCAGGTCGCACCCTATTGATGAGTCCAGCGATGGTGGTTGCTGCCGCTGTCACCGGACAGGTCACCGATATACGAGAGTTGCTTGCTGAAACCAAATAG
- a CDS encoding bestrophin family protein produces MSLNRVSERLYWFRYALQLRGSVIPAILPRTIVCGGFGALISILYYAGVPVSMPVLASLIPNIVLGLMLVFRTNTAYERFWEGRRLWGNLNNAIRNLARQIWVVILEKKPRDRQEKAAALRLLVAFAVALKLHLRQEPISDELKALLSPSRFFTLKEMLNPPLEIAFWVGDYLQLQYRRDRLNIYQLNAMQELLNQMVDVLGGCERILKTPIPLAYAIHLKQLLLIYCLTLPFQFVDDLSVWTGPIVALVSFTLFGIEEIGIEIENPFGRDPNDLPLDAICATMLHNIEDLMTLTPSTAVASEEIEEIERHRELLSRSEESSEIP; encoded by the coding sequence ATGAGTCTGAACCGGGTGTCTGAACGATTGTACTGGTTTCGATATGCCTTACAATTGCGGGGCTCTGTGATCCCTGCAATCTTACCCCGGACAATTGTCTGCGGTGGGTTTGGTGCCTTAATCTCTATTCTCTATTACGCTGGGGTGCCCGTTTCAATGCCTGTGTTGGCGAGTTTAATCCCCAACATTGTCTTGGGGTTAATGCTTGTTTTTCGCACTAACACTGCCTATGAACGGTTTTGGGAGGGGCGACGGTTGTGGGGTAATTTGAACAATGCCATTCGTAATTTGGCGCGTCAGATTTGGGTCGTTATTCTTGAAAAGAAACCCCGCGATCGCCAGGAAAAAGCTGCTGCTCTGCGCTTACTGGTGGCATTTGCCGTTGCTCTGAAATTGCATTTGCGGCAAGAACCGATTAGTGACGAATTGAAAGCATTGTTATCTCCATCCCGTTTTTTCACGTTGAAGGAGATGTTGAACCCACCACTTGAGATTGCCTTTTGGGTTGGGGATTATTTGCAATTACAATATCGGCGCGATCGCCTCAACATTTACCAACTCAATGCAATGCAGGAATTGTTAAATCAAATGGTTGATGTTTTAGGAGGGTGTGAACGTATCCTTAAAACTCCAATTCCTCTCGCCTATGCCATTCATCTAAAGCAACTATTACTGATTTATTGTTTGACGTTGCCGTTTCAGTTTGTTGATGACTTGAGTGTGTGGACTGGACCGATTGTTGCGTTGGTTAGTTTCACCCTGTTTGGCATCGAAGAAATTGGCATTGAAATCGAGAATCCCTTTGGTCGTGATCCTAACGATTTACCGTTAGATGCGATTTGTGCCACGATGCTTCACAACATTGAAGATTTAATGACTCTCACGCCCAGCACGGCTGTTGCATCTGAAGAAATCGAAGAGATAGAGAGGCATCGAGAATTGCTATCTCGTTCTGAAGAGAGTTCTGAAATTCCATAA
- a CDS encoding PAS domain-containing sensor histidine kinase → MTRHGQGRTFLYRIENVQHRMEQLHHTAGKTPWRQPDLVISCLHELQTALEELQTAEEELRQQNEQLLIAQQLAEAEQHRYQELFEFAPDGYLVTDIYGTICEANRVAASVLNICKQDLIGKNLVSVVPEEDQRSFCMLLNQLPSINRVQEWEIKLLSQDQGLFDAALTIETVRDERGHAIALRWLLRDITARKQADEQLRQMQLQNLQLLEADRLKNQFIAMLSHELRTPMNAILGFSQLLFRQFHQGADPQVVHMVERIVSNGRHLLTLIEEMLDISRLKVNHLELCPSSFDLVELVKSTMHELQSLAKQKELSLQVSLPTNASIPVVNDRTRLHQVLINLMSNAIKFTNIGGVFVEVFELPEGRVAIAVHDTGIGIDPKHQKLIFQEFWQVNQTLTRQHNGTGLGLPITQALVKLMHGSIALESEVGVGSTFRVELPRNVNAG, encoded by the coding sequence ATGACTAGACATGGACAGGGTAGGACTTTTCTATACCGTATAGAAAATGTGCAACATCGGATGGAACAGTTACATCACACTGCTGGAAAGACTCCCTGGCGGCAACCTGACTTGGTGATTTCCTGTTTGCATGAGTTGCAAACTGCATTAGAAGAGTTGCAAACGGCTGAGGAAGAGCTACGACAACAGAACGAGCAATTACTAATTGCTCAACAATTAGCTGAAGCTGAGCAACATCGCTATCAGGAGCTGTTTGAGTTTGCACCTGATGGCTATTTAGTCACTGATATTTACGGCACGATCTGTGAGGCTAATCGAGTTGCAGCTTCAGTGCTCAACATTTGCAAACAAGATTTGATCGGCAAAAATTTAGTCTCTGTTGTCCCTGAAGAGGATCAGCGCAGCTTTTGTATGCTGCTCAATCAACTTCCCAGCATTAATCGAGTGCAAGAGTGGGAGATTAAATTGTTATCGCAGGATCAGGGACTGTTTGATGCAGCCTTAACAATCGAAACAGTCCGAGATGAGCGAGGACACGCGATCGCCCTACGTTGGTTATTGCGAGACATCACGGCTCGTAAGCAAGCCGATGAACAGTTGCGCCAGATGCAACTCCAAAATTTGCAACTGCTAGAAGCCGATCGCCTCAAAAATCAGTTTATTGCGATGTTGTCGCATGAGTTGCGGACACCCATGAACGCCATATTGGGGTTTTCGCAATTGTTATTTCGACAATTTCATCAGGGTGCCGATCCCCAGGTCGTCCACATGGTCGAGAGGATTGTCAGTAATGGTCGTCACCTGCTGACCCTGATTGAAGAGATGCTTGACATCTCCCGGCTCAAGGTCAATCACCTTGAATTGTGCCCCAGTTCTTTTGATCTGGTGGAGTTGGTTAAAAGTACGATGCATGAGTTGCAAAGTCTGGCAAAGCAAAAAGAACTATCTCTCCAGGTCAGTTTGCCAACAAATGCCAGTATTCCTGTGGTCAACGATCGCACTCGTTTGCATCAAGTTTTAATCAATCTGATGTCTAACGCCATCAAATTTACCAATATTGGTGGAGTTTTTGTTGAAGTCTTTGAGTTACCCGAAGGACGGGTGGCGATCGCTGTACACGATACCGGGATTGGCATCGATCCAAAACATCAAAAGCTCATCTTCCAGGAGTTTTGGCAGGTCAACCAGACCTTGACCCGCCAGCACAATGGCACAGGTTTGGGGTTACCAATTACCCAAGCTCTGGTCAAGCTGATGCACGGTAGCATAGCCCTGGAAAGCGAAGTTGGCGTGGGATCTACCTTCCGTGTGGAATTGCCTCGCAATGTAAACGCAGGCTAG